One segment of Planktothrix serta PCC 8927 DNA contains the following:
- a CDS encoding MBL fold metallo-hydrolase, with amino-acid sequence MSNLQNQFTVHFWGVRGSIACPGSETVRYGGNTPCIEMRVGSERLIFDGGTGLRVLGQSLLAQMPVTAHLFFTHYHWDHIQGFPFFVPAFIKINTFYIYGTIAPDGSTVQHRLNDQMLNPNFPVPLQIMGADLKFLDINIGKSIKIGDEIVIETALLNHPGEAVGYRINWRNYAAAYVTDTEHFPERLDENVLFLARNADVLIYDATYTDEEYYSEKSSKVGWGHSTWQEAVKIAKAAKVKRLVIFHHDPLHNDDFMDKIGEQVAEQFPNSLIAREGLSIQLSSPLDFLPPVEPEAIKGNL; translated from the coding sequence ATGTCTAATCTACAAAACCAATTCACGGTTCACTTTTGGGGAGTAAGAGGGAGCATCGCGTGTCCGGGTTCGGAAACGGTTCGCTATGGAGGAAATACCCCCTGTATCGAGATGCGAGTGGGTTCAGAACGATTGATTTTTGATGGCGGTACGGGTTTACGAGTTTTGGGACAATCCCTACTGGCTCAAATGCCTGTGACCGCGCATTTATTTTTTACTCACTATCATTGGGATCACATTCAGGGATTTCCGTTTTTTGTTCCAGCTTTTATTAAGATTAATACGTTCTATATTTATGGGACGATTGCCCCCGATGGTTCAACAGTACAGCATCGTTTGAATGATCAAATGTTGAATCCCAATTTTCCAGTTCCCTTACAAATTATGGGGGCAGATTTAAAATTTTTGGATATTAATATTGGCAAGTCGATTAAAATTGGTGATGAAATTGTCATCGAAACGGCTTTATTAAACCATCCGGGTGAGGCGGTGGGATATAGAATTAACTGGCGAAACTATGCAGCTGCCTATGTGACAGATACAGAACATTTTCCAGAGCGCTTAGATGAAAATGTGTTATTTTTAGCTCGAAATGCGGATGTCTTGATTTATGATGCCACCTATACGGATGAGGAATATTATTCTGAAAAATCGAGTAAAGTCGGTTGGGGACATTCCACTTGGCAGGAAGCCGTAAAGATAGCGAAAGCGGCGAAGGTGAAACGGTTGGTGATTTTCCATCATGACCCGCTTCATAATGATGATTTTATGGATAAAATCGGCGAACAAGTGGCGGAACAGTTTCCGAATAGTTTAATCGCACGGGAAGGATTATCGATTCAGTTAAGTTCTCCCTTGGATTTTCTTCCTCCTGTAGAGCCGGAAGCCATCAAAGGCAATTTGTAA